Proteins encoded together in one Streptomyces umbrinus window:
- a CDS encoding glycoside hydrolase family 2 TIM barrel-domain containing protein, with the protein MRRDHLIALRPWEAPEVTSWGRLAMNAVDRRPGALSLDGSWHFQLLPSPMGCSGEWTRTEVPGTWTTQSGDDLPQYTNAQMPWGEIPPASPAANPTGIYERSVDIPAEWAGRRIVLQVGAAESVLLVHVNGKPVGISKDSHLAAEFDLSDVVRPGDPATVRLTVVKWSDASHIEDQDQWWHAGITRSVLLYATDPLYLADVTVRARRDGRLRVDCQVRDAAGPLPQGWYVTGALEGQLLAQDTEFDRLNAEDMRVSDFFGEARLRVTVENVWPWTAETPELYDLTVSLHRADGSVADTSLHRVGFRDVEICGRDLLVNGERVYIRGVNRHDFHPLTGRTVTADDMRADLVVLKRFGFNAIRTAHYPNDPTLYDLADELGFYVVDEANIESHDHAHEIADDPRYLPAFVDRVSRMVLRDKNHPSVIIWSLGNESDYGAGHDAAAGWVRRHDPTRPIQYEGAAKLDWADLTVASDIACPMYAPIEDCVAHARSGKQTKPVIQCEYSHAMGNSNGTLADTWAAIESTPGLQGGFIWEFWDHGILQRVNDGRPVGRGGAGLYEHGVAAPGHRWAYGGDFGETIHDGAFIADGVVFPDRTPKPVMYEHREIAAPVRLTYGQGVLLVHNRQHFRGLEWLAAEWCLVLADGTTVTAPAELPDVLPGESAAVPLPFPVPEGESWLTLRVVTADDEAWAPLGTEVCLPQVRLGAAVADPTPEPASGPAVTLDPDALLLHPLLTAAPVLSLWRAPTDNDELGGMAARWHDWGLHELVRKVVDVRAEGSRVVVVAEYATGAGPVRHEQVFTPVAGGLRVEESAELPEGLDDVARVGTVFETVAGLDVLDWYGQGPWESYPDRSTGAPVGHHSLPVDELFTPYLRPQESGGRYGVRRFTLSAPDATGLTVELGAPGQVSVNRYRAEDLAAAAHHDELVPRPGCVVHLDAAHRGLGTASCGPDTSAEYLVAPGTHRWSWTLRVL; encoded by the coding sequence ATGCGACGCGATCACCTGATCGCCCTGCGCCCCTGGGAGGCACCGGAGGTGACCTCCTGGGGGCGGCTGGCCATGAACGCGGTGGACCGGCGCCCCGGTGCGCTGTCCCTGGACGGCTCCTGGCACTTCCAGCTGCTGCCCTCGCCCATGGGCTGCTCGGGCGAGTGGACCCGGACCGAGGTGCCGGGCACCTGGACCACCCAGAGCGGCGACGACCTGCCGCAGTACACCAACGCGCAGATGCCGTGGGGCGAGATCCCGCCCGCCTCGCCCGCCGCCAACCCGACGGGCATATACGAGCGTTCCGTCGACATCCCCGCCGAGTGGGCCGGACGCCGGATCGTGCTCCAGGTCGGCGCGGCCGAGAGCGTGCTCCTCGTCCATGTGAACGGCAAGCCGGTCGGCATCTCCAAGGACTCCCACCTCGCGGCCGAGTTCGACCTCTCCGACGTCGTACGCCCCGGAGACCCGGCCACCGTCCGGCTCACCGTCGTCAAGTGGTCCGACGCCTCGCACATCGAGGACCAGGACCAGTGGTGGCACGCCGGGATCACCCGCTCGGTGCTGCTGTACGCGACCGATCCGCTGTATCTCGCCGACGTGACCGTGCGGGCCCGGCGGGACGGGCGGCTCCGGGTCGACTGCCAGGTGCGCGACGCGGCGGGACCGCTGCCGCAAGGGTGGTACGTCACCGGGGCACTGGAGGGCCAACTCCTCGCCCAGGACACCGAGTTCGACCGTCTCAACGCCGAGGACATGCGGGTGTCCGACTTCTTCGGCGAGGCGCGGCTGCGGGTCACCGTGGAGAACGTGTGGCCGTGGACCGCCGAGACGCCCGAGCTGTACGACCTGACCGTGAGTCTGCACCGGGCCGACGGCTCGGTCGCCGACACCTCACTCCACCGGGTCGGGTTCCGGGATGTCGAGATCTGCGGCCGGGACCTGCTGGTCAACGGCGAGCGCGTCTACATCCGGGGCGTCAACCGGCACGACTTCCACCCGCTGACCGGCCGCACGGTCACCGCGGACGACATGCGCGCGGACCTGGTCGTGCTCAAGCGCTTCGGCTTCAACGCGATCCGCACCGCCCACTACCCGAACGACCCGACGCTCTACGACCTCGCCGACGAGCTGGGTTTCTACGTCGTGGACGAGGCGAACATCGAGTCGCACGACCACGCCCACGAGATCGCCGACGACCCCCGCTATCTGCCCGCCTTCGTGGACCGGGTCTCGCGCATGGTGCTGCGCGACAAGAACCACCCGTCGGTCATCATCTGGTCGCTCGGCAACGAGTCCGACTACGGCGCGGGCCACGACGCGGCGGCGGGCTGGGTCCGGCGCCACGATCCGACCCGGCCGATCCAGTACGAGGGTGCGGCCAAGCTCGACTGGGCCGACCTCACGGTCGCCTCCGACATCGCCTGCCCGATGTACGCGCCGATCGAGGACTGTGTCGCGCACGCCCGGTCCGGGAAGCAGACCAAGCCGGTCATCCAGTGCGAGTACTCGCACGCCATGGGCAACAGCAACGGCACGCTCGCCGACACCTGGGCCGCCATCGAGTCCACCCCAGGTCTTCAGGGCGGCTTCATCTGGGAGTTCTGGGACCACGGCATTCTCCAACGTGTGAACGACGGAAGACCTGTCGGGCGTGGGGGCGCCGGGCTGTACGAGCACGGTGTCGCCGCGCCCGGCCATCGCTGGGCCTACGGCGGCGACTTCGGCGAGACCATCCACGACGGGGCGTTCATCGCCGACGGCGTGGTGTTCCCGGACCGCACGCCCAAGCCCGTGATGTACGAGCACCGGGAGATCGCGGCGCCGGTCCGCCTCACCTACGGCCAGGGCGTGCTCCTGGTCCACAACCGGCAGCACTTCCGGGGCCTGGAATGGCTGGCGGCCGAGTGGTGCCTGGTCCTCGCGGACGGCACCACGGTGACGGCACCGGCCGAGCTGCCCGACGTACTGCCGGGCGAGTCCGCGGCGGTGCCGCTGCCGTTCCCCGTGCCGGAGGGCGAGTCCTGGCTGACGCTGCGGGTGGTCACCGCGGACGACGAGGCCTGGGCACCGCTCGGCACCGAGGTGTGCCTGCCGCAGGTCCGGCTGGGCGCGGCCGTCGCCGACCCGACGCCGGAGCCCGCCTCCGGCCCGGCCGTCACGCTGGACCCGGACGCGCTGCTGCTGCATCCGCTGCTGACCGCCGCGCCCGTGCTCTCCCTGTGGCGGGCGCCCACCGACAACGACGAACTGGGCGGCATGGCGGCCCGCTGGCACGACTGGGGGCTCCACGAGCTCGTACGCAAGGTCGTGGACGTCCGCGCAGAGGGCTCCCGGGTCGTCGTGGTCGCCGAGTACGCGACCGGGGCCGGGCCCGTCCGCCACGAGCAGGTGTTCACCCCGGTCGCCGGCGGCCTCCGGGTCGAGGAGTCGGCCGAACTGCCGGAGGGCCTCGACGACGTGGCCCGCGTCGGCACGGTCTTCGAGACGGTCGCCGGGCTCGATGTCCTGGACTGGTACGGGCAGGGTCCCTGGGAGTCCTACCCGGACCGGAGCACGGGCGCGCCCGTGGGGCACCACTCGCTCCCGGTGGACGAGCTTTTCACCCCTTATCTGCGGCCCCAGGAGAGCGGCGGCCGGTACGGTGTGCGCCGGTTCACGCTGTCGGCGCCGGACGCCACCGGGCTGACCGTGGAGCTCGGGGCGCCGGGGCAGGTCTCCGTCAACCGCTACCGGGCCGAGGATCTGGCGGCCGCCGCGCACCACGACGAGCTGGTGCCGCGGCCCGGCTGTGTCGTGCACCTCGACGCCGCGCACCGGGGGCTCGGCACGGCGTCGTGCGGGCCCGACACCTCGGCCGAGTACCTCGTCGCGCCGGGCACCCACCGGTGGTCCTGGACGCTGCGCGTGCTCTGA
- a CDS encoding MaoC family dehydratase, which produces MSITVNGIDELKKLAGSDLGTSEWIEVTQERINTFADATGDHQWIHVDEEKAKEGPFGAPIAHGYLTLSLFIPLFTGLLDVQGVTTKVNYGLNKVRFPSPVKVGSRIRLVGRLADVEDVPGGVQITVDGTIEIDGAPKPAAVLQSLSRFYV; this is translated from the coding sequence ATGAGCATCACCGTGAACGGCATCGACGAACTCAAGAAGCTCGCCGGCAGCGACCTCGGCACCAGCGAGTGGATCGAGGTCACCCAGGAGCGCATCAACACGTTCGCCGACGCCACGGGCGACCACCAGTGGATCCACGTCGACGAGGAGAAGGCCAAGGAGGGGCCGTTCGGCGCGCCCATCGCGCACGGATATCTCACGCTCTCCCTCTTCATCCCGCTCTTCACCGGGCTGCTGGACGTCCAGGGCGTCACCACGAAGGTCAACTACGGCCTCAACAAGGTGCGGTTTCCCTCGCCGGTGAAGGTCGGCTCACGTATCCGCCTCGTCGGGAGGCTGGCGGATGTCGAGGACGTGCCGGGGGGTGTGCAGATCACTGTTGACGGCACGATCGAGATCGACGGTGCGCCCAAGCCCGCGGCGGTGCTGCAGAGTCTGTCGCGTTTCTACGTCTGA
- a CDS encoding amidohydrolase family protein — MTNIDVEELVAIDVHTHAEVSSKGTSSLDDDLHEASSAYFKVEGKRKPTLEETAAYYRERKMAAVIFTVDAESATGTEPVPNEEVAEAAAANADVLIPFASIDPFRGRAGVKRARRLVEEYGVKGFKFHPSIQGFFPNDRSVAYELYEVIEETGTIALFHTGQTGIGAGVPGGGGIRLKYSNPLHVDDVAADFPHLKIILAHPSFPWQDEALAVATHKPGVHIDLSGWSPKYFPPQLVQYANTLLKDKVLFGSDYPVLTPDRWLADFAKLSIKDEVRPKILKENAARLLGLTKP, encoded by the coding sequence ATGACGAACATCGATGTCGAGGAACTCGTCGCGATCGACGTCCACACCCACGCCGAGGTCTCCTCCAAGGGCACCTCCTCCCTGGACGACGACCTGCACGAGGCCTCCAGCGCCTACTTCAAGGTCGAGGGCAAGCGGAAGCCGACCCTGGAGGAGACGGCCGCCTACTACCGTGAGCGGAAGATGGCCGCCGTGATCTTCACGGTCGACGCCGAGTCCGCCACCGGCACCGAGCCCGTCCCGAACGAGGAGGTCGCCGAGGCGGCCGCCGCCAACGCGGACGTACTGATCCCCTTCGCCTCCATCGACCCCTTCCGCGGCAGGGCGGGCGTCAAGCGGGCCCGCCGCCTGGTCGAGGAGTACGGGGTGAAGGGCTTCAAGTTCCACCCCAGCATCCAGGGCTTCTTCCCCAACGACAGGTCGGTCGCGTACGAGCTGTACGAGGTGATCGAGGAGACCGGCACGATCGCCCTGTTCCACACCGGACAGACGGGCATCGGCGCGGGCGTCCCGGGCGGCGGCGGGATCAGGCTCAAGTACTCCAACCCGCTGCACGTGGACGACGTCGCCGCGGACTTCCCGCACCTCAAGATCATCCTGGCGCACCCGTCGTTCCCCTGGCAGGACGAGGCCCTCGCCGTCGCCACCCACAAGCCGGGCGTCCACATCGACCTGTCCGGCTGGTCGCCGAAGTACTTCCCGCCGCAGCTCGTGCAGTACGCGAACACGCTGCTCAAGGACAAGGTGCTGTTCGGTTCCGACTACCCGGTCCTCACCCCGGACCGCTGGCTGGCCGACTTCGCGAAGCTCTCCATCAAGGACGAGGTAAGGCCGAAGATCCTCAAGGAGAACGCGGCCCGGCTGCTCGGCCTGACGAAGCCATAA
- a CDS encoding LamG-like jellyroll fold domain-containing protein: protein MCTSHEHDPAEACPQAGAGRRNFLRATALIGAATAAVALPTATAQAAPSSGTRWRPDPDSRRFTLAVMPDTQYLFDGPSIDKAPVEASLRYLLEHGRDENIVFLSHLGDLTQNGAKAECAAIGDAFRLLDRRGVGYSVLAGNHDVKSSTDDQRGSTPYLDVFGPDRFKGRSTYGGASSDGYNTFHLFRAAGREWMVLALDWRLSAKGFAWAKDVIAKHPKTPVILTTHELVDEDDSLSSYGQQLWDQLIEDHDQIFLTLNGHYWPAARATRKNAAGHDVHLHLTNYQNRYFGGAAMIRLYRFDLDRNTVDVETVSPWILGRAAKGLNELERQESELSGDADRFSVGIDFEERFAGFAPVPARPARPASKLLIPGTVAYWRFDGKSDGAAVTGTVRDVSGRGNDLSVVTVAGGTLTWSSDHHPDQPGHGSLDFHGGKPPLKGAYLRTVDGAPLNSATFKAGYTIEAFYRLPADWDPGRDAWAGLLGRTGTGGAAGKTADDPDEPIATLSLSNDREPQWAMRPLNQQGIATNWGQETPLETWWHLAVVNDGRHTTLYVQGCPVVRNPKASSVGITSVGLPWLLGGYEYAGKIDQILHGRLGDVRIVERALPVTSFMNH, encoded by the coding sequence GTGTGTACTTCGCATGAGCACGACCCGGCCGAGGCCTGCCCGCAAGCCGGCGCCGGACGACGGAACTTCCTGCGGGCGACCGCGCTGATCGGCGCCGCCACGGCGGCGGTCGCGCTGCCGACGGCCACCGCGCAGGCGGCGCCCTCCTCGGGAACCCGCTGGAGACCCGACCCCGACAGCCGCCGCTTCACGCTCGCGGTGATGCCCGACACGCAGTATCTGTTCGACGGGCCCAGCATCGACAAGGCACCCGTCGAGGCGTCGTTGCGCTATCTGCTGGAGCACGGGCGCGACGAGAACATCGTGTTCCTGTCCCACCTGGGCGACCTCACGCAGAACGGCGCGAAGGCCGAGTGCGCGGCGATCGGCGACGCCTTCCGGCTGCTCGACCGGCGAGGCGTCGGCTACAGCGTCCTAGCGGGCAACCATGACGTGAAGTCGTCGACGGACGACCAGCGCGGCTCGACCCCGTACCTGGACGTCTTCGGACCGGACCGCTTCAAGGGCAGGTCCACGTACGGGGGCGCGTCCTCCGACGGGTACAACACCTTCCACCTCTTCCGCGCGGCCGGGCGGGAGTGGATGGTGCTCGCGCTGGACTGGCGGCTGTCCGCGAAGGGCTTCGCCTGGGCCAAGGACGTCATCGCCAAGCACCCGAAGACTCCGGTGATCCTGACGACGCACGAGCTGGTCGACGAGGACGACTCGCTCTCCTCGTACGGACAGCAGCTGTGGGACCAGCTGATCGAGGACCACGACCAGATCTTCCTCACCCTCAACGGCCACTACTGGCCGGCGGCCAGGGCAACGCGCAAGAACGCGGCGGGACATGACGTACACCTGCACCTGACGAACTATCAGAACCGTTACTTCGGCGGCGCGGCGATGATCCGCCTCTACCGCTTCGACCTCGACCGGAACACCGTGGACGTGGAGACGGTGTCGCCATGGATCCTCGGCCGGGCCGCGAAGGGGCTCAACGAGCTGGAGCGCCAGGAGAGCGAACTCAGCGGGGACGCCGACCGGTTCTCGGTCGGGATCGACTTCGAGGAGCGCTTCGCCGGCTTCGCCCCGGTGCCCGCGCGCCCGGCGCGTCCCGCGTCGAAGTTGCTGATACCGGGCACGGTCGCGTACTGGCGCTTCGACGGAAAGTCCGACGGGGCCGCCGTGACCGGCACGGTCCGCGATGTGTCCGGGCGCGGCAACGACCTCTCCGTGGTCACGGTCGCGGGCGGCACGCTGACCTGGTCGTCGGACCACCACCCGGACCAGCCGGGCCACGGCAGCCTGGACTTCCACGGCGGCAAGCCTCCGCTGAAGGGTGCGTACCTGCGGACGGTCGACGGCGCGCCGCTCAACTCGGCCACCTTCAAGGCGGGTTACACCATCGAGGCCTTCTACCGGCTGCCCGCCGACTGGGATCCCGGGCGTGACGCGTGGGCCGGGCTGCTCGGCCGCACCGGTACGGGCGGCGCCGCGGGGAAGACCGCCGACGACCCGGACGAGCCCATCGCCACGCTGTCGCTGTCGAACGACCGCGAGCCCCAGTGGGCCATGCGCCCTCTCAACCAGCAGGGAATCGCGACCAACTGGGGACAGGAGACACCGCTGGAGACGTGGTGGCACCTCGCGGTCGTCAACGACGGACGGCACACCACCCTGTACGTCCAGGGCTGTCCGGTGGTCCGGAACCCGAAGGCGTCGTCCGTCGGCATCACCTCGGTCGGCCTGCCCTGGCTCCTCGGCGGCTACGAGTACGCCGGGAAGATCGACCAGATCCTGCACGGACGGCTCGGTGACGTGCGGATCGTCGAACGCGCCCTGCCCGTCACGTCGTTCATGAACCACTGA
- the menE gene encoding o-succinylbenzoate--CoA ligase, giving the protein MRNEGLGSWPARRARKTPHRTALIHGDTTVTYAGLYERTTRLAHALRASGVRRGDRIAYLGPNHPSYLETLFAAGTLGAVFVPLNTRLAGPEIAYQLTDSGAKALVYGPAFAGLVAGLPGNSDVRTYVEVGAEYDQLLGAASDEAIDEPVTPDDTCIIMYTSGTTGRPKGAMLTHGNLTWNAVNVLVDQDLIADERALVSAPLFHTAGLNMLTLPVLLKGGTCVLVEAFDPAATFDLIERHRITFMFGVPTMFEHVVRHPRWADADLSSLRMLSCGGSPVPTPLIAAYQERGLTFLQGYGMTEASPGVLFLDAEHAVTKAGSAGVPHFFSDVRVVRPDLAPADIGETGEVVVRGPHVMPGYWGLPDETAAVFHDGWFRSGDAARIDEDGYVTIVDRIKDMIISGGENIYPAEIEDQLLAHPDIVECAVIGVPDEKWGEVPRAVVVPREDVELDPDEVLASLAGHLAKYKIPKSVVLADELPRTASGKLLKSRVRKRYGTR; this is encoded by the coding sequence ATGCGCAATGAGGGACTGGGGTCGTGGCCCGCACGCCGGGCCCGCAAGACCCCGCACCGCACCGCCCTGATCCACGGCGACACGACGGTCACGTACGCCGGGCTGTACGAGCGCACCACCCGCCTCGCGCACGCCCTGCGAGCCTCCGGAGTGCGCCGCGGCGACAGGATCGCCTACCTCGGCCCGAACCACCCCTCCTACCTGGAGACACTGTTCGCCGCGGGCACCCTCGGGGCGGTCTTCGTGCCGCTCAACACCCGCCTCGCCGGACCCGAGATCGCCTACCAGCTCACGGACTCCGGCGCGAAGGCCCTCGTGTACGGACCGGCGTTCGCCGGCCTCGTCGCGGGACTGCCCGGCAACAGCGACGTGCGTACGTACGTCGAAGTGGGCGCCGAATACGACCAGTTGCTCGGCGCGGCCTCCGACGAGGCGATCGACGAACCCGTCACCCCCGACGACACCTGCATCATCATGTACACCTCGGGCACGACCGGCCGGCCCAAGGGCGCGATGCTCACCCACGGCAACCTGACGTGGAACGCGGTCAACGTCCTGGTCGACCAGGACCTGATCGCCGACGAACGCGCCCTGGTCTCCGCCCCGTTGTTCCACACGGCCGGGCTGAACATGCTGACCCTGCCGGTCCTCCTCAAGGGCGGTACCTGCGTCCTGGTCGAGGCCTTCGACCCGGCGGCCACCTTCGACCTGATCGAGCGGCACCGGATCACCTTCATGTTCGGTGTGCCCACCATGTTCGAGCACGTGGTCCGCCATCCGCGCTGGGCCGACGCCGACCTGTCCTCCCTGCGGATGCTCAGCTGCGGCGGCTCACCCGTGCCTACCCCGCTCATCGCCGCCTACCAGGAGCGGGGCCTCACCTTCCTCCAGGGCTACGGCATGACCGAGGCCTCGCCCGGCGTGCTCTTCCTGGACGCCGAGCACGCGGTCACCAAGGCGGGTTCGGCGGGCGTGCCGCACTTCTTCAGCGACGTCCGTGTCGTACGGCCCGATCTCGCCCCCGCCGACATCGGCGAGACCGGGGAAGTGGTCGTACGCGGGCCGCACGTCATGCCCGGCTACTGGGGGCTGCCCGACGAGACCGCGGCCGTGTTCCACGACGGCTGGTTCCGCAGCGGGGACGCCGCCCGGATCGACGAGGACGGCTATGTCACCATCGTCGACCGCATCAAGGACATGATCATCTCCGGCGGCGAGAACATCTACCCCGCCGAGATCGAGGACCAGCTCCTCGCCCACCCCGACATCGTCGAGTGCGCGGTCATCGGCGTGCCCGACGAGAAGTGGGGCGAGGTGCCGCGTGCGGTCGTCGTGCCGCGCGAGGACGTCGAGCTCGACCCCGACGAGGTCCTCGCGTCCCTCGCCGGACACCTCGCCAAGTACAAGATCCCGAAGTCGGTGGTGCTCGCGGACGAACTGCCGCGCACCGCCTCCGGCAAGCTCCTCAAGTCCCGGGTGCGCAAGCGGTACGGGACGCGATGA
- a CDS encoding PaaX family transcriptional regulator, translated as MTTDEALRPQSLMLSFLGDQVLGRDVCVYSGSVIDVFGRAGVGEHATRSTLTRMVGRDLLRRQREGRRMYFGLTERSESVLRDGEQRIWEEGAVNRHWDGSWTLLGFSLPESWQRQRHDLRAQLTWSGFGPLFGGLWIAPGEVDVSALVTELGLSAHVKIFRAHADAGMDIGAMIEETWELDELATRYEAFTHRWQHWETSEPAADEALALRLRLSTEWLQVVRRDPRLPVKHLPDNWPAEQAEKTFHTVYAQLTPLARESAERLLDLVPVRPGP; from the coding sequence GTGACCACTGACGAGGCGCTGCGGCCCCAGTCCCTCATGCTGTCGTTCCTGGGCGACCAGGTGCTCGGCCGTGACGTCTGCGTGTACTCGGGGAGCGTCATCGACGTCTTCGGGCGCGCGGGCGTCGGCGAGCACGCGACCCGCTCGACGCTGACGCGCATGGTGGGCCGCGATCTGCTCAGGCGGCAGCGCGAGGGACGCCGTATGTACTTCGGGCTGACCGAGCGCTCGGAGTCCGTGCTGCGGGACGGCGAGCAGCGGATCTGGGAGGAGGGGGCCGTCAACCGGCACTGGGACGGCTCCTGGACGCTGCTCGGCTTCTCACTGCCGGAGTCCTGGCAGCGCCAACGCCACGATCTGCGCGCGCAGTTGACGTGGAGCGGCTTCGGCCCGCTGTTCGGCGGGCTGTGGATCGCGCCCGGCGAGGTCGACGTCTCCGCGCTCGTCACCGAGCTGGGCCTGTCCGCCCATGTGAAGATCTTCCGTGCCCACGCGGACGCGGGCATGGACATCGGCGCCATGATCGAGGAGACCTGGGAACTGGACGAACTGGCCACACGCTATGAGGCGTTCACGCACCGCTGGCAGCACTGGGAGACGTCGGAGCCCGCCGCCGACGAGGCGCTCGCACTCCGCCTGCGCCTGTCGACGGAGTGGCTCCAGGTCGTCCGCCGCGATCCACGACTGCCGGTCAAACACCTCCCGGACAACTGGCCCGCCGAACAGGCCGAGAAGACGTTCCACACGGTGTACGCCCAACTGACCCCCCTCGCGAGGGAGTCGGCGGAACGACTTCTCGACCTGGTGCCGGTACGGCCGGGGCCCTAG
- a CDS encoding histidinol-phosphatase, producing MTEQQLPPWADPSVSPAALDEQGVSRRQLMRRAGLFGAAFAAGSLATPAVASAEGFGGNDPHLAYLVGDHHVHSVYSHDAKYTFSQLAQASARYGLDWMVFNEHSNFGHAQYGAKLEHEEILKARAANPRQLIFQGLEWYIPGAEHCTIFAAPGRHEVDLLTQFELAYDGKLLGYTAGGPTHPDTPRNEAHAVKAIKWLAAQRRSGYVDDVLVFANHPMRLGIDSPHEMRNWRDAAPEIMIGMEGAPGAQGGAIPGWRGPTSIRGEYENKPSADSWPAYPTDSYLTYGGFDWMTATVGGMWDAMLSEGRLFTITTNSDVHRVVFDTWKNGDWLPGQNFDNTGRLPDPVNTTEPQPGGDFWPGQFSRTHVGVSRYGYRAVMAGLRAGRVWLDHGHLLDGLDVRLKRDCDHGRGVTLGSRLRVRKGEKLTLNVTVTTASRPNPHDILPELAHVDVIRGAVRGPSADRDNWRAPATKVVHTADVSGREGTYTLRIPLTAGDESFYVRLRGSDGNRHGAGYLGASVDPHGPIPHAPGDGDPWLDTWFYSNPVFVEVAGHR from the coding sequence ATGACCGAGCAGCAACTGCCCCCCTGGGCAGATCCGTCCGTCTCCCCCGCCGCCCTCGACGAGCAGGGCGTGTCCCGACGTCAGCTCATGCGCCGCGCGGGCCTGTTCGGCGCCGCCTTCGCCGCCGGGTCGCTGGCGACGCCCGCCGTGGCGAGCGCGGAGGGCTTCGGCGGCAACGACCCGCACCTCGCCTACCTCGTCGGCGACCACCATGTGCACTCCGTCTACAGCCACGACGCGAAGTACACGTTCTCCCAACTGGCGCAGGCGAGCGCCAGGTACGGCCTCGACTGGATGGTGTTCAACGAGCACTCCAACTTCGGGCACGCCCAGTACGGGGCGAAGCTGGAGCACGAGGAGATCCTCAAGGCCCGTGCGGCGAACCCGCGTCAGCTGATCTTCCAGGGCCTGGAGTGGTACATCCCGGGCGCCGAGCACTGCACGATCTTCGCGGCGCCCGGACGCCACGAGGTGGACCTGCTCACGCAGTTCGAGCTGGCCTACGACGGCAAGCTGCTCGGCTACACGGCGGGCGGCCCCACCCACCCCGACACTCCCCGCAACGAGGCGCACGCCGTCAAGGCCATCAAGTGGCTGGCCGCACAACGCCGTTCGGGCTACGTGGACGACGTGCTGGTCTTCGCCAACCACCCGATGCGGCTGGGCATCGACTCCCCGCACGAGATGCGGAACTGGCGGGACGCTGCCCCCGAGATCATGATCGGCATGGAAGGCGCACCGGGTGCGCAGGGCGGTGCCATCCCCGGCTGGCGCGGTCCGACGTCGATACGGGGCGAGTACGAGAACAAGCCGTCGGCGGACTCCTGGCCCGCCTATCCGACGGACTCGTATCTCACGTACGGCGGCTTCGACTGGATGACGGCGACCGTCGGCGGCATGTGGGACGCCATGCTCTCCGAGGGCAGGCTGTTCACGATCACCACCAACTCCGATGTGCACCGGGTGGTGTTCGACACCTGGAAGAACGGCGACTGGCTGCCGGGGCAGAACTTCGACAACACGGGCCGGCTGCCCGACCCGGTCAACACGACCGAGCCGCAGCCGGGCGGCGACTTCTGGCCCGGCCAGTTCAGCCGCACGCACGTCGGCGTGTCCCGCTACGGCTACCGCGCGGTGATGGCGGGCCTGCGCGCGGGCCGGGTCTGGCTCGACCACGGGCATCTGCTCGACGGTCTCGACGTACGGCTGAAGCGGGACTGCGACCACGGCCGGGGCGTCACCCTGGGCAGTCGGCTGCGGGTGCGCAAGGGCGAGAAGCTCACCCTGAACGTGACCGTGACGACCGCCTCGCGGCCCAACCCGCACGACATCCTGCCCGAGCTGGCCCACGTGGACGTCATCCGCGGCGCGGTGCGCGGTCCGTCGGCCGACCGGGACAACTGGCGGGCGCCGGCCACCAAGGTCGTGCACACGGCGGACGTGTCCGGCCGCGAGGGCACGTACACCCTGCGCATCCCGCTGACCGCCGGGGACGAGTCCTTCTACGTGCGGCTGCGCGGCAGCGACGGCAACCGGCACGGCGCCGGGTACCTTGGCGCGTCGGTCGACCCGCACGGGCCGATCCCGCACGCGCCGGGCGACGGTGATCCGTGGCTCGACACGTGGTTCTACTCCAACCCCGTCTTCGTGGAGGTCGCCGGCCACCGGTGA